Genomic segment of Gloeocapsa sp. PCC 7428:
AACTTACCAAAGTGCAGGGGCGGAAAAATCGCCCCTGTATCAGTTTCACTGCATTGCCTAAACGTATACATTGATCGCCAGCAAACTGAGCCTCAACTCAGTTGATCTGTGTGATATTTTTGTGAAAATTTTCCTAAATCTCACACTCTTCATTTTTTCTCACAGCAGCTACAAGTCTCATACAGCACAATAAATGTTTGGTCTAATCGGTCATCTTACTAGTTTGGAACACGCCCAAGCAGTAGCTAAAGAGTTAGGCTACCCTGAATACGCAGATCAAGGGCTTGATTTTTGGTGCAGCGCTCCGCCCCAAATCGTCGATACTATCAAAGTTACAAGCATTACTGGGCAAATCATCGAAGGTCGGTACGTTGAGTCATGCTTTCTCCCTGAAATGCTGGCTTCGCGGCGCATCAAGGCAGCAACGCGAAAGGTTCTCAACGCGATGGCTCACGCACAAAAGCATGGAATCAATATTACGGCTTTGGGCGGTTTCTCATCGATTATTTTTGAAAATTTTAACCTTTACCAAAATCGCCAAGTGCGCAACGTGCGGCTAGAGTTTGAGCGGTTTACGACAGGTAACACGCACACAGCTTATATTATTTGTCGTCAAGTTGAACAAGCCTCTGAGAAGCTAGGGATTGAACTCTCGAAAGCAACTGTTGCCGTGTGTGGTGCGACAGGTGACATCGGTAGCGCAATCTGCCGTTGGTTAGACGCGAGAACAGATGTAGCTGAGTTGCTATTAATTGCGCGTAATCAAGAGCGACTACAGCATTTACAATCCGAACTCGGTCGTGGCAAGATTATGAGTTTGGAGGAAGCTTTACCGCAAGCAGACATTATCGTTTGGGTTGCTAGTATGCCCAAGGGTATGGAAATCGATCCAACAACGCTCAAGCAACCTTGTTTATTGATTGATGGAGGCTATCCTAAAAATTTAGTAACCAAAGTACAGCACCCTGGCGTGTATGTGCTTAATGGCGGTATCGTTGAGCATTCGCTTGACATTGACTGGCGAATTATGAGCATAGTTAATATGGAAGTTCCTGCTCGTCAACTCTTTGCTTGTTTTGCTGAGTCAATGCTACTCGAATTTGAAAAGCTGTACACTAACTTTTCTTGGGGACGCAACCAAATTACAGTA
This window contains:
- a CDS encoding long-chain acyl-[acyl-carrier-protein] reductase is translated as MFGLIGHLTSLEHAQAVAKELGYPEYADQGLDFWCSAPPQIVDTIKVTSITGQIIEGRYVESCFLPEMLASRRIKAATRKVLNAMAHAQKHGINITALGGFSSIIFENFNLYQNRQVRNVRLEFERFTTGNTHTAYIICRQVEQASEKLGIELSKATVAVCGATGDIGSAICRWLDARTDVAELLLIARNQERLQHLQSELGRGKIMSLEEALPQADIIVWVASMPKGMEIDPTTLKQPCLLIDGGYPKNLVTKVQHPGVYVLNGGIVEHSLDIDWRIMSIVNMEVPARQLFACFAESMLLEFEKLYTNFSWGRNQITVEKMEHIGQVSIKHGFRPLLV